The following proteins are co-located in the Bathymodiolus thermophilus thioautotrophic gill symbiont genome:
- the nhaA gene encoding Na+/H+ antiporter NhaA produces MKIIENFIKKESSSGVLLVFATICALILSNTFLSPIYESFLHIPVEIRVGSLNLDKSLYHWVNDGLMAIFFLLIGLEVKREILEGELSSLSQIALPGIAAIGGMIVPAVIYLAFNQNNPMAVHGWAIPTATDIAFALAILSLLGNRIPASLKIFLMALAIIDDLGAIVIIAIFYTTDLSTLSIVVALLSLLVLIALNLFGVSKKAAYFIVGTVLWISVLKSGVHATLAGVVLAFTIPLNAKDENKQAISPLKEIEHNLHFWTAFFILPLFAFVNAGVNVIDISLSQMSGSVPLGIMFGLFFGKQIGVFGFSWIAIKLKLVEMPKGSNWMQLYGVSILTGIGFTMSLFIVSLAFEDDNIFQYTDKLAILIGSFASGIVGYLILRMKT; encoded by the coding sequence ATGAAAATAATTGAAAATTTTATAAAGAAAGAGTCTTCTAGTGGCGTTTTATTGGTGTTTGCAACCATTTGTGCGTTAATACTGAGCAATACATTTTTATCGCCAATATATGAGTCATTTTTGCATATTCCTGTTGAAATAAGAGTCGGCTCGTTGAATCTTGATAAATCACTTTATCATTGGGTGAATGATGGCTTGATGGCTATTTTCTTTTTATTGATTGGTCTCGAAGTAAAAAGGGAAATATTAGAAGGGGAGTTGTCTTCCTTGAGTCAAATCGCTTTACCTGGTATTGCCGCTATTGGAGGTATGATAGTTCCCGCAGTTATTTATTTGGCTTTCAATCAAAATAATCCAATGGCAGTGCATGGGTGGGCAATCCCAACGGCAACAGATATTGCTTTTGCGTTGGCAATTCTTTCTTTGTTGGGCAATCGCATTCCTGCTTCTCTTAAGATATTCTTAATGGCATTGGCTATTATTGATGATTTGGGGGCGATTGTTATTATTGCCATTTTTTATACCACTGACTTGTCCACTTTGTCAATTGTTGTGGCATTATTGTCTTTACTTGTTTTAATTGCGCTTAATTTATTCGGTGTCTCAAAAAAAGCAGCGTATTTTATTGTCGGAACTGTATTGTGGATTAGCGTGCTTAAATCTGGTGTCCATGCAACATTAGCAGGGGTGGTGCTGGCATTTACCATTCCGTTAAATGCAAAAGATGAAAACAAACAAGCAATTTCACCTTTAAAAGAAATAGAGCATAATTTACATTTTTGGACTGCATTTTTCATTCTGCCATTGTTTGCATTCGTCAATGCAGGTGTTAATGTTATTGACATATCTCTTAGTCAAATGTCTGGTTCTGTGCCATTAGGCATTATGTTTGGGCTATTTTTTGGCAAACAAATTGGTGTTTTTGGGTTCAGCTGGATTGCAATAAAACTTAAACTTGTTGAAATGCCCAAAGGCAGTAATTGGATGCAATTGTATGGGGTGTCAATACTGACAGGTATTGGGTTTACGATGAGTTTGTTTATTGTTTCTTTGGCATTTGAAGATGACAATATTTTTCAATATACGGATAAATTGGCAATACTAATAGGCTCGTTTGCATCAGGTATTGTTGGTTATTTAATTTTGCGAATGAAAACATAA
- a CDS encoding 16S rRNA (uracil(1498)-N(3))-methyltransferase yields the protein MLDLEAMKNVRLYQNTPLIVGNELILSAYASHHLTKVLRFPQGKNIILFNGDGINYSAEVLQVKNECVVQILEKTPNLCESKLNLTLAQGIAKGEKMDFLIQKSVELGVNKIIPLFTEHCIVKLQGDKLHKRIAHWQKIIIGACEQSGRSVIPDLIQAMNFETFINTKFGNGFVLHHRAKQSLLEIDKINQATIIIGPEGGLSDQEIADAKAQGAQSLLLGSRVLRTETASLSAIANMQLLWGS from the coding sequence GTGCTTGATTTAGAAGCTATGAAAAATGTGCGTTTATACCAAAATACCCCTCTGATTGTCGGTAATGAGTTGATATTAAGCGCATACGCCTCACATCATTTAACCAAAGTATTGCGTTTCCCGCAAGGAAAAAATATCATTTTATTTAATGGCGATGGCATAAATTATAGTGCTGAAGTATTGCAAGTGAAAAACGAGTGTGTTGTTCAAATTCTAGAAAAAACACCAAACCTGTGTGAATCAAAACTTAATCTTACCTTAGCGCAAGGGATTGCTAAAGGTGAAAAAATGGACTTTTTAATACAAAAATCGGTAGAACTGGGCGTTAATAAAATCATTCCCCTTTTTACTGAACACTGTATTGTCAAACTTCAAGGCGATAAATTACACAAACGCATTGCCCATTGGCAAAAAATTATCATTGGCGCTTGCGAACAATCGGGCAGATCCGTTATACCGGATTTAATCCAAGCCATGAATTTTGAAACCTTTATTAACACCAAATTTGGCAATGGATTTGTGCTACATCATCGTGCCAAGCAATCGCTGTTAGAAATAGATAAAATCAATCAAGCGACCATTATCATTGGCCCTGAAGGCGGACTCAGCGACCAAGAAATAGCCGATGCAAAGGCACAAGGCGCCCAAAGTTTGCTTTTGGGATCAAGGGTACTAAGAACTGAAACTGCTTCATTGTCTGCTATTGCTAATATGCAATTATTATGGGGCAGTTAA
- a CDS encoding aminopeptidase P N-terminal domain-containing protein produces the protein MIHQIRQKKLLSQLAKNALVIVSTNPEQYRNGDVHYPFRPHSDFWYLTGFTEPEAIAVFSKESYTIFLRDQDPRREIWDGERLGVANAPQALNADYAYPISELKTQLPQLIANTTLYYDFKPCALDDDIMAYLTTTKTQSLNEYLHEMRLIKDTNEIALMQKAADISTQAHQLAMQQSKAGAFEYEIASIFDANFRKNNAEHAYTPIVAGGKNACILHYIKNDQVLNEGDLLLIDAGCEVAGYAADITRTFPVNGTFSQAQRQIYQIVLDAQLAAIECIKPGETVTKPHQITTKIIRQGLIALGILQTDGDLAQFYMHGTGHWLGLDVHDVGRYKQGEQHRQYQAGMVTTVEPGIYIRKDDKINPIYWNIGVRIEDDILVTENGNRVLTKNLAKTIDEIELLMRKK, from the coding sequence ATGATACATCAAATTAGACAAAAAAAATTACTAAGCCAACTTGCAAAAAATGCTTTGGTGATTGTTAGCACCAATCCAGAGCAATATCGTAATGGCGATGTGCATTATCCTTTTCGTCCGCACAGTGATTTTTGGTATTTAACAGGTTTTACTGAGCCTGAGGCAATTGCGGTTTTTTCCAAAGAAAGTTATACAATTTTTTTGCGTGACCAAGACCCAAGGCGTGAAATTTGGGATGGCGAACGATTGGGCGTTGCCAATGCACCACAGGCTTTAAACGCAGATTATGCTTATCCTATTAGTGAGTTAAAAACACAATTGCCTCAATTAATTGCAAATACAACCTTATATTACGACTTCAAGCCTTGTGCATTGGACGATGACATTATGGCATACTTGACGACAACCAAAACGCAATCGCTCAATGAATATTTACATGAAATGCGTTTAATTAAAGACACCAATGAGATTGCATTAATGCAAAAAGCCGCTGATATTTCTACACAAGCACACCAACTGGCAATGCAACAAAGCAAAGCGGGGGCGTTTGAATATGAAATTGCCAGTATTTTTGACGCTAATTTTAGAAAAAATAATGCCGAACACGCCTATACACCAATTGTAGCAGGCGGTAAAAATGCCTGTATATTGCATTATATTAAAAACGACCAAGTGCTGAATGAAGGTGATTTGTTGCTAATTGATGCCGGTTGTGAAGTTGCTGGATACGCCGCAGACATTACCCGTACTTTTCCAGTAAATGGGACATTCAGTCAAGCGCAACGACAAATTTATCAAATTGTACTGGATGCACAATTGGCTGCCATTGAATGTATCAAACCGGGGGAAACTGTTACCAAGCCCCATCAAATTACGACAAAAATTATCCGACAAGGCTTAATAGCATTAGGAATTTTACAAACTGATGGCGATTTGGCGCAATTTTATATGCATGGCACAGGGCATTGGCTAGGGCTAGATGTGCATGATGTTGGGCGTTATAAGCAAGGCGAACAGCATCGACAATATCAAGCAGGTATGGTAACCACGGTTGAACCCGGTATTTACATCCGTAAGGATGATAAAATTAACCCAATTTATTGGAATATTGGCGTAAGAATTGAGGATGATATACTGGTTACTGAAAATGGCAATCGTGTGTTAACCAAAAATCTAGCAAAAACGATTGATGAAATTGAATTATTAATGAGAAAAAAATGA
- the trpD gene encoding anthranilate phosphoribosyltransferase, with the protein MNIQEAIKAVIAKQDLTEDEMSAVMNDIMTGKTQEAQIGGFLVGLSIKGATVIEITAAAKVMRSLASSVTVHDPKHLVDTCGTGGDGLGLFNISTACAFVVAAAGAQVAKHGNRSISSKSGSADVLEAAGVNLEMTAEAIGKSVEKIGVGFMFAPAHHSAMKHAIGARKALAVRTIFNVLGPLTNPAKAPHQVMGVYDKALVEPMANVLKSLGSKHVMVVHSKDGLDEISIADDTFVAELKNDKITTYTINPTEFGLSLGNLDDIKAEDADSSLALIQQALDGKDGAAKDIIALNAGAAIYVSGVADSLPAGINKAIKILNSGAAHQKLDDFVKESTGC; encoded by the coding sequence ATGAACATACAAGAGGCAATAAAAGCAGTCATCGCAAAACAAGATTTAACCGAAGATGAAATGAGCGCAGTGATGAACGACATTATGACAGGCAAAACGCAAGAGGCTCAAATCGGTGGTTTTTTGGTGGGATTGTCAATCAAAGGAGCAACTGTTATAGAAATTACAGCAGCGGCAAAAGTAATGCGCTCATTGGCATCTAGTGTTACCGTTCATGACCCAAAACACTTGGTTGACACTTGTGGCACGGGTGGCGATGGCTTGGGATTGTTTAATATTTCAACCGCCTGTGCTTTTGTCGTGGCAGCAGCAGGTGCGCAAGTTGCCAAACACGGTAATCGCTCTATTTCTTCTAAATCAGGTAGTGCCGATGTCCTAGAAGCGGCAGGCGTTAATTTAGAGATGACAGCAGAAGCGATTGGTAAAAGCGTAGAAAAAATTGGGGTTGGATTTATGTTTGCACCTGCCCACCATTCAGCAATGAAACACGCCATTGGCGCACGCAAAGCCTTAGCAGTGCGCACTATCTTTAATGTCCTAGGGCCCTTAACCAACCCAGCAAAAGCGCCTCATCAAGTGATGGGCGTTTACGACAAAGCATTGGTTGAGCCAATGGCCAATGTACTCAAAAGCTTAGGTTCTAAGCATGTAATGGTGGTGCATTCTAAAGATGGATTAGACGAAATTTCAATTGCTGACGATACTTTTGTCGCTGAATTGAAAAACGACAAAATTACTACTTATACAATCAATCCAACAGAATTTGGTCTATCACTTGGCAATTTAGATGACATTAAAGCAGAAGATGCCGACAGTTCATTGGCATTAATTCAACAAGCATTAGACGGCAAAGATGGTGCCGCTAAAGACATTATTGCACTGAATGCTGGTGCAGCAATTTATGTATCAGGCGTGGCTGATTCGTTGCCAGCAGGCATCAATAAAGCCATTAAAATTTTAAACAGTGGCGCAGCTCATCAAAAACTTGATGACTTCGTCAAAGAAAGCACAGGATGTTAA